GGAAAAGGTTGTATCATTGTGGCTCAAACCGGAATCAGCGGTAGTACGGTGCTCGAGGATTACGTCGTCACCGCCGGGCAAGCGGGCATTGCCGGTCATCTCAAACTGGCAAAAGGAACAGTCATCGCAGCAAAATCCGGGTTACACAGCAGTACATCTCCCGGTCAGGTGCTGTTTGGCATCCCGGCGATCGATGCAAATCTGGCTCACCGGACCGATGTTTTGAAAAAACGACTACCAGATCTTTTCAAAAGAGTTGCCAAGCTCGAAGACGACTTGAAGACTGCAGAATAAGGTAATGCTTGAATCCGAGTTAAAAATATTCTCAGGAAACGCTAATCCACAGCTCGCAGAGGAAATCTGCGAGTTCATCGGGGTTCCTCTCGGTAAGGCGACAGTCACCACTTTTCCAGATGGTGAAACCTTTGTCCGCATCGACGAAAACATCCGTGGGCGTGACATATTCATCATCCAGCCGACTTGTCAGCCGGCCAATCAGCAGCTCATGGAGTTGCTGATCATGATCGATGCAGCGCGTAGAGCCTCTGCCAGCCGCATCACAGCCGTTTTGCCCTTCTTTGGCTATGCCCGGCAGGACCGCAAAGACCAGCCGCGCGTCCCTATCACCGCCAAACTCTGCGCCAACCTGATCACGGCAGCCGGAGCCAACCGGGTCCTGACGATGGACTTACACGCCCAGCAGATTCAGGGATTTTTCGACATTCCGGTTGATCATCTTTACGCATCACCAGTATTTTCCGACTACCTGCAAAAGCTCAAGCTCGAGTCCGACCTTGTGGTTTATTCACCGGATGTCGGTGGGATGAAAATGGCCGCAGCCTATGCGAGCATACTCAATGCCCCCTTGGGCTTCGTTGCAAAGAAACGGACCAGTGCGACGAATGTTGAAGCTTTTAATCTCGTCGGTGACGTCAAAGACAAGGATATCCTCCTGGTTGATGATATGACGGAAACTGCTGGAACACTTTGCGCCGCCGCAAACCTGCTCAAGGAAAACGAGGCACGTTCCGTTCGTGCAGCAGTCAGCCACGGCGTCCTCAATGACATCGGCTATAAGCGCCTGGAAAATGGAATTCTGGATGAGCTGATCACCACGAATACCACACCAATCGAGCCACGCGAGTTACCCATTACCGTCCTGAGTGTGGCGAATATCCTTGGAAAAGCGATCAAGCACATTCACAGCAATGAAAGCGTGACGGGCTTGTTTGATATCAAAGGCTTTTAGGATCACATATTGATCCAATAAAACGCGTCGGGCGCGATTGTCTCAAAAAACTGAAGCGATGGGCAATAACTGCCTGACGAACCCACTGGTTACAGTTGTTTCCTAGCCTCGACTGGGGACTATCCCTGTCATAACGAGCCAAATAAAATCCTAAAGGTGATTTTTTCATGCCGTCTTAATCATGTCTTAATGAGAAGTCTGTTACACTAGGGACAGCCATAGAGGCGAACCGCCTCATGCGACATTTAAGAAAAACTGGTAGATTAATGAAAAGCACCAGCCCATTCGCCTATGGATAAGGTTGTGTGCTGCCTAATACATCATCTTAAGAAATGCGCTCAAAAGTAAAACGATACAACCAAAGCAGGCAAGGCTCTGCCCTCACAGCGGTTATCATCATTACCATGGTTATCGGTATCATCGTAGCATCGATTATGCAGGGAACTGTAACCGAGATGAAGGTCAACGGTCGTTACGTAAGTCGTCTGAAAGCAAAAAGCGCGGCTGAGTCTGCAGTGGAGTATGGTGCTGCCGAGCTGGCTTATCGCTTCGAAAACCAATCCGCCTTCCCCTCCAATGAACTTGCAGCCGGCAATAAACCACTGAGTATCCCCAATACCGTCACCACCCTGATGCAGGACAGTGATATTGATGGCGGCGCAATGGAAATCAAAGGTGGCGTTATTCCACCCGGTGAATGGATGTATTTCGACTCGGATGATCCTTCCAATGAATTCGATCCCATGAGAGGACGACGCGCTTACGTCCGGGAAATCGAGCTCTACGGAAAAGGCGTGGCCAAAGCCAGTAACGGCGAAGATATCGATGCATATGCGACTGAGCTTTTTCAGGTTCGCGACGCACCACTTTTTGCCAACGCAATTTTCTACAACTCCGATCTGGAGATCAACCCCGGAGTCGACATGGACATTTATGGGCCCGTTCACACCAATGGTGATCTTTACCTCGGTGCAAAATCTTCGGCAGACTTAAGATTTCATGACAAAGTGACCAGCACCGGCGATATCATTCACGGTGAAAAATGGCCCGTTCATATCAGTGATGGCAGCAACGTTTTCTTCCCCAGTGCCCTTGACCCGGAAATCAGCCGAAGCATGCGAGTCGATAGTGCCATTCTTGACTCAAGTGATCCCGACTGGAAAGAGGAAGCCTCAGAGCATTGGAATGGTTATGTGCAAGATGGATCAATGGGAGTCGGTGAGCAAAACATGGTCGCATTTGATGAGTACGAGGACGACGACTTCAGCACTGCAGCCGATGAAACAAACAACGCTGGCTATGCATTGATAGAGCCCCTGCTTCCCAATAATCACACTGATCGCAAATCGAGCGACGTACGATCACAGAAAATGGCCTACAAAGCCGGCTTATTGCTGCGTGTTGAAACTGACCCAACCAAATCCGTCTCCGACGATGACTACTATGTCGTCAAGGCGTACAAATATGAACGCAGCAATACTTCGGACCCACTCAGTGACCTCGTTCTGGATGCAAACGGAGACCCGACATTGCTCAGCGTAACACTTCCCGTGGACATCATTGGTGATCCGGATGCGGACTTTGCAAACATTGAGAGCCCGATTATCGAGCGCTACAGTGAAAACACTACCACGACCACGACAACGACCACCTCAAGTAGTGGTGGCAGTGGCAGCGGCAGTGGTGGCAAAGGAGGAAAAGGTGGTAAAGGCGGCAAAGGCGGTAGTAGTGGTGGCAGCAGTGGAGGAACCACGACAACGACCACAACGACAACAACCACAACGACAGTTTCTGACGGTTTGTATGATCACCGTGAAGACCTCGGCATCAGCACACTCGCCCTGGATATCGGAAGTCTCAAAAGCTACATCGATTCCAAGGACAACAGCCCAAGCGGCTTTGATAATACTTACGATGTATCCAAAGACTGGAACGGCGTCGTTTACGTCGAATTCCCAACAAGTTCTGCAACTGAATCCGACGGCTCTTTTCAATATGGAGACTCCGCTGGCCAGAACACGTACGGAATTGTTCCCAGCTACCATAATGATCTCGCTCTGCTAATAATGGATGGAAAAGAAATTCCTGAACCATCAGGCATGAGTCAGGATGGTTTCACCCTGGCGACAAACGCTCCTCTGTATGTTGTGGGATCGTTCAATGCCGATGGCGTTTCCCACACCAACGACGCCACTGAAGTCGATGACGCCAACGAGAAACCGGCTGCCCTGATCGCCGATTCGATCACCATTTTGTCTGATAACTGGAAAGACAACCGGGCATACAGTGCTTACGATGGACGGACAGAAGTGCAAGACCACCGGCCAGCGAATAGTTACGTTGAAATATCAGCGGCAATTGTTTCCGGCACTCCCAACACGGTGCCAAACGGATCCACGTATGGCGACAGTTCGCGGCCACTTAGTCTCGGGGTTGTCAACCTGCCGCGCTTTCTTGAGAAATGGACCAGCCAGACACTGACCATACGAGGCTCCCTCGTCTCACTTTACGAAAGCGAAGTGCGTCCGAAAGGTGCCCCAACCAATTTCAATGATTTCTATTTACCGCCAATCCGTGACTGGGGCTTCAGCAGCCTGTTCGCCAGTGGCAACTACCCTCCTGGCACACCACTGATTCGGACATACCGCCGCCTCATGTTCAAAGAAATCGACAAAGCCACCTACGACGCTGCCGTAGCAGGCCTTTAATTGGAAAACGCATAAGATACATGTTATCATTTAGCACCTTACACCTTACGGTAGTATCCATTCTCTGCCTCAGCTGCGTTTCCCTGTATGCTGCCGAAGAAACATGGAGCTTCCCCTGGGCTGAGAACTACCTGCCTCTGAGCCGGGATCTCAGCGAAGTCGAAATCGATGGCTACATGGCACGCACTCAAAAGCTTGTTGGTGGCAACTTAACCATAGGCGGCCCCCTCAGCCGGCATTGGATTTTTGAGCCAGGGATAGATGCATCAATCAAGCTAAGTCTACTCCATAGCCCTGACACCAATTGTAAAATCTATCTCTACCCTTCTGGAACATTTGCACCTTCCAATACAGATGAAGCTTTCACTTCATTCGCTGCAAACATAGCCAAGCTTGCAGAAAAGGATAAAGAGTCAGAAGTGACTTTTATTAAAAACAAAGAGGGAGAAATTGAGATACATCCACCACTGCAGGTAAACAAGCGCAGTGCCTTCTACAACCCGAACTCCGAAGAGCCGCAAGGCAAACTTCCCCGGATTTGCGGTCAGCATTACTATGAGCTATCATACACTTATGTTCATAATGAGCAAAAGATATCAGGAGCAGCCATTTTCACTTATCTGAAAAATCATGTCCTGTGCATCAGCCTGGAAGCTCCGGAAGCAAAATTCGCAAACCGGAAGAAGCTTCTAAATCAGCTTTTATCCTCACTCTATCTAGAAAACCCGATCCTTGAGGCAAAAGTGTCAGATGACAGCCAACTTCAGGATGGCTGAAAACCTTTAAAAAGGGTTAAAATCATATCTTACCCATCTGACGTTAATGTTCTATTAACATTACATAGCGTATAATGGTATGCGTCCAAATCGGACCAAAAACCATATTAAAAAAAGGTAACGCTATGTTTAAGATTAAATCACCCTACTTCTGCCTATTGACTCTATTTTACGCTAGCACTGCATCATCTGATGCAACAATGACAATCGACATCACGGAGGACACAGATACCTCCACCGTAACTGTAGAGATTTCCGGAACGGTAAGGTTTGGCGAACTGGTTAATAGAGATGCCATTATTTTCGAAGAAGTAACTCCAACCCCAGCCATGATATCAGGTTATGGGCAAATCGCAATACAGGGCACCAAGAATCAAAGCACTGAAGGTTCGAAGCAAGCATACCTATATCAGCTTCCTACGGATGCCACCTGGATAGTGACAGATAGTGATGGTAATACCGTCTCAACCACAGACCTGAGTGACCTAACCGCCTCGACATTGAACTTCGGGACCGCCACAGATATGACCACAGCAAGCTCAACGGATTCAACTAGTAACAAGACTTTTGCTATGTGGCTAAACAGTGATTCCAACCATCCAGGCTATCTTGGTTTTTCACGAGTAATCGAGTCAGGCGACTCCATAAGCACCACCAACATCTACGAAAACACAACACTCGATGACCTTGGACTAACAACAGAGTATTCTTACACTTTATTGTATGGAGAAAATGGCAACGATAGTCTTATTATACAGATAACAAGCGATACTGACTCGTCTGAGCTATACGATGTTAGCAATGACTGGGTCTTCATCTCAGATGTACTGGCCGAAGGCACCTGGCTTTGGAGCACGGCAAACGCAACCTGGGTATTCATCTCTGCTAGCTTTATCACAGATGATGAAGACGAGAACAACAACGCCCGCTTTGCCTATGTTCTCGATCAGGAAAATCAAAACAGTAGCGAATGGCTACAATTGAAGACAACTTCATCGTCAGTCGAATAAGTATTTTATAGAGCTTAAAAATTCACTCCCTGACCACTAAAACCTCGGCAACGCAACACTTGCCGGGGTTTCTTTTAGCTCTCAAGCGAGTCGGTTCCGTTTGGGGTATTGATCAGTAGAAAATCGACTCCATGAATATCTCAAAAAAATGGGTAAAATCACCCCGGATTCATCTTATATTCAGGTTTTACAATGTATAATAGTAAACGTTCAAAACCCTTAAAAATAACATTAAAAAAGGTAATACTATGTTTGCATTCAAACCACACTACTTCTGCCTATTAGCCTTTTTATACGCTGGCACGTCATCGTCTAATGCGGTGCTAGACATAACCATTGAAGAAAAAACAAAAGACTCCACTACCAGCGTAACGGTAAACATCTCGGGAACGGTAAGATTCGGGGAAGCCAACTTAGTCAGCGGCAGTGCGACGCAGCCGGCTGTCGCCATGACATCAGGCTATGGACAAATCGTGATACAGGGCTCAAAAGACGAAGACGATGACCTTTCAGAATTTGTTAATCTGTATACGCTTCCGACTAGCTCCACCTGGACAGTAACAGACAGCAGTGGAAGCGTCGTATCGACCACAGACCTTACCGACTTAACTGCCTCAACATTGAACTTCGGAACGGCAACCACCGCAACCAAAGCGACAACATCAGATGCTGATACTAAGTATACTTTCGCCCTGTGGCTCAATAGTAATTCAGATCATCCTGGTTCGCTCGGTTTTACACATGGAGCAGAGGATCAAGACGAAATCAATACGACCAATGTCTACGAAAACACAACACTCGATGACCTTGGACTCACAACCGAATACTCATATACCCTGCTGTATGGAGATCAAGATCACGATGAAATCACGATTACGATAAGTAGTGATACAGATTCGTCTACGTCTGACCTATACGATGTCAGCAATGACTGGGTATTCATCTCAGATGTACTGGCCGAAGGCACCTGGCTCTGGAGCACGGTAAACGCAACCTGGGTATTTATCTCTGCCAACCTCATCACGGATGATGAAGACGAAAACAACAACGCCCGCTTTGCCTATGTGATCGACCAGGAAGATCAAAACAGTGGCGAATGGCGACAACTGAAGACAACATCATCGTCAGTCGAATAATCAGTTTCTAAAACAAAAATTTACTCTCTAACCACTAAAACCTCGGCAATGAAAAACTTGCCGGGGTTTCTTTTACCCCTCACACGAGTCGACTTCGTTTAGAAGCATCACTTCCTTCACTCAAAGAGACTTCAATGATCGTGATCATGTCCATGATGATCGTGATCATGACTTGAAGGCGGAGGCATATCCGGAACCACTTTAAATTCAATCTCATCCGCAGCACCACCTGAAACAGAATCCAAGGGCATCATGCCTCGGGGCGTTGCGATCTGGAATTTGCCAGTAACGTCTTCATACTTCGGTTGGACAGGAAAGCGCTTGAAAGACGGAACGTTAAGCTGCTCCTCAAGTTCACGAATACGCTCTAAAACAACGTCTTGTGACGCACGAAAATCATCCGTGGGCAATGTCGGGTAAAGCTCAACAAGGTACCGATAAGCTTCTTCGGGGCGACCGGATCGCTTGAGCATTTCGGCATAGATACGATTCGCATAATACGGAGCATCCTCCATTTCAGTCACTTCCTTGTAATAGGTGGCAGCGGCTTCGGTATCATTCAGTCGATTAAGATAGATCTGCGCTTTTTCCAAAGGGACACGAAAATCGTTAGGATGAAAAGCCTCGGCCTTGGCAATATAATCAAGCCCAAGCTGAGCATACTCAGCTTTGATTTTATTTTCCACAGACTTCGGCACTTCATCATAGCCACCAAGATCACGCATCTCCCAGGCCGGCATATCGTAGGCCATCATCCGGGCACCATTGAGCCAGAAAAACATTGGGCGTGGATCAATCGCGGTAACCAGATTCAGCATAGCTTCGGTTTTTGGGCGATCACGCTTCTCCCAAAACCCATTCGCTCGAATGAACAGAAAATCGGCAATGATCGTCCGAAACCCACCAATCAACCCGATTACCAATCCCTGGCCAAGTGCGCCCTCGACTTCACGAAGGTTTAACTCCGGTTGGGTGGCTTTTACCTCTTTCCAAATCGGACGTTCGAACGTTGAGGTCAACAGCCCGACCAAAAACAATGTCAGGACAGCAATGACACCAACACGTCCTTTGCGCCACAACCAACTGTCTTTGTCTTTAATCATCTGGTTAAAGAGTTCCTGTGTTCATTGAGTTCTTTGTACGCGACCTTTGCACCTTCCAACTAAATTTCACGACTGCGGAAACTGACAAAAGCAAGAACGTTAAAGGCGATGATGTAAACGACACCGTATCCGACAATGCCCAGGGCAGATCCAGCCGAAAGGGACTCCTCACTGGGAAAGATCAAAAGTTCGGCCACATTGAAGAGTTGAAAGTTTGGAAAAAGCAATGCCAGGACCCATACGATTCCCTTCAGAAAGGTGTTGGATATATCGCTCCAGCCATCGCGCGCAACATACTGCAACTGGCAGATGACAAAAACAAAAAACGAAACGATGACTGTATATAAATTTGTATTCGAAAAACTCGCAATAAAGAGAGTGAAACCTGCGATGATACCGAAGCGCAGTAACTCAACCACACCATACAATAACAGTCCGCTGTAGCTGACGATTCGCCCTTCTTCAAACGAGGTAGGATATCGATCCATCAAGGCACTCTCTCGCCAAAACAACATGGCTGCCAACAAGCCAACCATCAGCATGGTGAAAACTCCCAGCATCGCCAGAATGCCAAGGAACTTCCCAATGACAAACTCCGACCGATATAACGGCTTCGCAAGTATGGTCAGGGCCGTACGGTTTTCAATCTCACTGAAGAAAAGCTGTGCAGTTGAGATGATTGCCAAAATGGAACCAAAGAACAAAATCGAGCCCAAACCAAAGTCGGTGATGAACTTCAACTCTGAGCTGCCAAAGTCAAACTGACGAAAAAAGTTGGAACTCAATACCAGGGCAACAGCCAGAATGACGAGGACGTTGATAAACTTCTGCCGCAATGCTTCCAGAAAAGTATTACGGGCGATACTGAAGACGCGATTAAGACTACCACTCATCAAGCATCCCCTCCCTTCTCGGTTTTGCCTTTAACTTTACCATCATCTGTGTGCTGCAAAAATAATCGATCAAGGCTGATTCGTGGTGATTCCACGTTGACCAGTTTGGCACCATGTTTTTCAAGGACTGCTTTAATCTCTGCTTCGGCACTTTCTGGAAAATGCTCAACCACCAGTGACCGCATATCTCGCTTCTCCAAAAGATCATCGACCTGTCCTTCGAGAACCAATTTGCCCCGATTCATAATACCAACCCGATCGCAAATGCCTTCCACTTGAGCAAGAAGATGCGAGCAAAGTAAAACCGTCTTCCCGCGCTCCTTGAGTGATCGGATCATATCAGCAATCGCGGCAGAACCAATCGGGTCGACCCCAGCCGTCGGCTCGTCCAGGATAACCAATCGGGGATCATGAACAACCGCCTGGGCAATACCGATTCGCTGAAGCATGCCCTTTGAGTAAGTTCCAACCCGGCGATGAGCCGCTTCATCCATTGTCACCAATTTCAAGACATCCTGCGTGCGATCCTCGATCTCACTTTTGGGCACACCACAAATCCTGGCGTAGA
The Rubellicoccus peritrichatus DNA segment above includes these coding regions:
- a CDS encoding PilX N-terminal domain-containing pilus assembly protein, which translates into the protein MRSKVKRYNQSRQGSALTAVIIITMVIGIIVASIMQGTVTEMKVNGRYVSRLKAKSAAESAVEYGAAELAYRFENQSAFPSNELAAGNKPLSIPNTVTTLMQDSDIDGGAMEIKGGVIPPGEWMYFDSDDPSNEFDPMRGRRAYVREIELYGKGVAKASNGEDIDAYATELFQVRDAPLFANAIFYNSDLEINPGVDMDIYGPVHTNGDLYLGAKSSADLRFHDKVTSTGDIIHGEKWPVHISDGSNVFFPSALDPEISRSMRVDSAILDSSDPDWKEEASEHWNGYVQDGSMGVGEQNMVAFDEYEDDDFSTAADETNNAGYALIEPLLPNNHTDRKSSDVRSQKMAYKAGLLLRVETDPTKSVSDDDYYVVKAYKYERSNTSDPLSDLVLDANGDPTLLSVTLPVDIIGDPDADFANIESPIIERYSENTTTTTTTTTSSSGGSGSGSGGKGGKGGKGGKGGSSGGSSGGTTTTTTTTTTTTTVSDGLYDHREDLGISTLALDIGSLKSYIDSKDNSPSGFDNTYDVSKDWNGVVYVEFPTSSATESDGSFQYGDSAGQNTYGIVPSYHNDLALLIMDGKEIPEPSGMSQDGFTLATNAPLYVVGSFNADGVSHTNDATEVDDANEKPAALIADSITILSDNWKDNRAYSAYDGRTEVQDHRPANSYVEISAAIVSGTPNTVPNGSTYGDSSRPLSLGVVNLPRFLEKWTSQTLTIRGSLVSLYESEVRPKGAPTNFNDFYLPPIRDWGFSSLFASGNYPPGTPLIRTYRRLMFKEIDKATYDAAVAGL
- a CDS encoding ribose-phosphate pyrophosphokinase — its product is MLESELKIFSGNANPQLAEEICEFIGVPLGKATVTTFPDGETFVRIDENIRGRDIFIIQPTCQPANQQLMELLIMIDAARRASASRITAVLPFFGYARQDRKDQPRVPITAKLCANLITAAGANRVLTMDLHAQQIQGFFDIPVDHLYASPVFSDYLQKLKLESDLVVYSPDVGGMKMAAAYASILNAPLGFVAKKRTSATNVEAFNLVGDVKDKDILLVDDMTETAGTLCAAANLLKENEARSVRAAVSHGVLNDIGYKRLENGILDELITTNTTPIEPRELPITVLSVANILGKAIKHIHSNESVTGLFDIKGF
- a CDS encoding ABC transporter ATP-binding protein, translated to MSKTAIQINGLTKDFRIGMRGVKLRAVDEVSLSVADNEIFGLLGPNGCGKSTTMKIILGLLDPTRGDCSIYGIPSTSVKSRDDVGFLPEAPYFYRYLTGRELVKFYARICGVPKSEIEDRTQDVLKLVTMDEAAHRRVGTYSKGMLQRIGIAQAVVHDPRLVILDEPTAGVDPIGSAAIADMIRSLKERGKTVLLCSHLLAQVEGICDRVGIMNRGKLVLEGQVDDLLEKRDMRSLVVEHFPESAEAEIKAVLEKHGAKLVNVESPRISLDRLFLQHTDDGKVKGKTEKGGDA
- a CDS encoding ABC transporter permease, producing the protein MSGSLNRVFSIARNTFLEALRQKFINVLVILAVALVLSSNFFRQFDFGSSELKFITDFGLGSILFFGSILAIISTAQLFFSEIENRTALTILAKPLYRSEFVIGKFLGILAMLGVFTMLMVGLLAAMLFWRESALMDRYPTSFEEGRIVSYSGLLLYGVVELLRFGIIAGFTLFIASFSNTNLYTVIVSFFVFVICQLQYVARDGWSDISNTFLKGIVWVLALLFPNFQLFNVAELLIFPSEESLSAGSALGIVGYGVVYIIAFNVLAFVSFRSREI